One genomic region from Cygnus olor isolate bCygOlo1 chromosome 29, bCygOlo1.pri.v2, whole genome shotgun sequence encodes:
- the DNAJC14 gene encoding dnaJ homolog subfamily C member 14: MAQPPPGRGAAAEPEGGGGSREPPAAGGGGGGGGGGRAPPGSAAWNGSCGPRPAAAAEDDGNDDGDGDGSAAGPGASCRCRAERAVPSGPRRDGSCGLTCPRCAATEPGPPPPPPREAEEGEEDAAGEDPGAAGKGTRRPRRRQRPRSAPKEKEKEKEEGGRRQRPARKRSRGARAEELARLKALLEAALGQARRLCAEAGGRLLCSCCRLGAGELGSAPGAVRSWGRRVGQRARSGWLRAARGLRAGAEAARRLLWMLCALLLLLLVLLLGCLRLCWRALAAGVAGLGRTCLAAFLDAAGLRRTWGLLGAAGTCQRLREWLRRWRAPPGELRTGCGPGDAAPGLDGGAPAASSGGEVARLLAMADVPEEELNPFQALGVEATASDAELKKAYRRLAVLVHPDKNEHPRAEEAFKVLRAAWDIVSNPERRKEYEMKRMAESELSRSVNEFLSRLQDDLKEAMNTMMCSKCQGKHKRFELDRDPLSARYCAECGQLHPAEEGDFWAESSLLGLKITYFAVMDGKVYDITEWAGCQRVGICPDTHRVPYHISFGARSAGAGGRQRSASKGSPSSAADLQDFFTRVFQGTSGPMPGGFPQPPPPAAPPGTAAAAGAPPRTEGGAPKGDAKHKRRKKVRRPFQR; this comes from the exons ATGGCTCAGCCcccgccgggccgcggggcAGCGGCCGAGCCcgaggggggcggcgggagccGGGAGCCGCCGGCGgccgggggaggaggaggaggaggaggaggcggccgggcccccccgggcagcgccgccTGGAACGGGAGCTGCGGCCCGCGACCGGCGGCCGCCGCCGAAGACGACGGCAACGACGACGGGGACGGAGACGGctccgccgccggccccggggcctCCTGCCGGTGCCGGGCCGAGCGGGCGGTCCCATCGGGCCCGCGGCGGGACGGATCCTGCGGCCTCACCTGCCCCCGCTGCGCCGCCACCGAgcccgggccgccgccgccgcctccccgcgaGGCCGAGGAGGGCGAGGAGGACGCAGCCGGCGAGGACCCGGGGGCCGCGGGGAAGGGGACCCGGAGACCCCGGCGGCGCCAGCGGCCGCGCTCGGCCCccaaggagaaggagaaggagaaggaggagggcgGCCGGCGGCAGCGCCCGGCGAGGAAGAGGAGCCGCGGGGCCCGTGCGGAGGAGCTGGCCCGGCTGAAGGCGCTGCTGGAGGCGGCGCTGGGCCAGGCACGGAGGCTGTGCGCGGAGGCCGGCGGCcgcctgctctgctcctgctgccgcCTGGGCGCCGGGGAGCTGGGCTCGGCGCCGGGCGCCGTGCGCAGCTGGGGCCGGCGCGTGGGCCAGCGGGCTCGCAGCGGGTGGCTGCGGGcggcccgggggctgcgggccggggCGGAGGCGGCGCGGCGGCTGCTGTGGATGCTGTgcgcgctgctgctgctgctcctcgtgctgctgctgggctgcctgcgGCTCTGCTGGCGCGCCTTGGCCGCCGGCGTGGCCGGGCTGGGCCGGACCTGCCTCGCGGCGTTCCTCGACGCCGCCGGCCTCCGCAGGACGTGGGGGCTGCTCGGGGCGGCGGGGACTTGCCAGCGCCTCCGGGAATGGCTGCGGAGGTGGCGAGCTCCCCCCGGGGAGCTACGGACAGGCTGCGGGCCGGGGGACGCGGCGCCGGGCCTCGACGGAGGGGCTCCGGCCGCCAGCTCCGGGGGGGAGGTGGCCCGCTTGCTGGCCATGGCCGACGTGCCCGAGGAGGAGCTGAACCCCTTCCAGGCGCTGGGCGTGGAGGCGACGGCGTCGGACGCCGAGCTGAAGAAGGCTTATCGCCGGCTGGCCGTGCTG GTCCATCCGGACAAGAACGAGCACCCGCGAGCGGAGGAGGCCTTCAAGGTGCTGCGGGCGGCCTGGGACATCGTCAGCAACCCCGAGAGGAGGAAGGAGTACGAGAT GAAGCGGATGGCGGAGAGCGAGCTGAGCCGGTCCGTGAACGAGTTCCTGAGCAGGCTGCAGGACGACCTGAAGGAGGCCATGAACACCATGATGTGCAGCAAGTGCCAGGGCAAGCACAA GAGGTTCGAGCTGGACCGCGACCCGCTCAGCGCCCGCTACTGCGCCGAGTGCGGGCAGCTGCACCCCGCCGAGGAGGGCGACTTCTGGGCCGAGTCCAGCCTGCTGGGGCTGAAGATCACCTACTTCGCCGTGATGGACGGCAAGGTCTACGACATCACCG AGTGGGCCGGCTGCCAGCGCGTGGGGATCTGCCCCGACACCCACCGCGTCCCCTACCACATCTCCTTCGGGGCGCGCAGCGCCggcgcgggcgggcggcagAG GAGCGCCTCcaagggcagccccagctccgcCGCCGACCTGCAGGACTTCTTCACCCGCGTGTTCCAGGGGACCTCAGGACCGATGCCCGGGGGcttcccgcagccccccccgcccgcagcccccccggggacCGCGGCTGCAGCTGGGGCCCCGCCGAGGACCGAGGGGGGCGCTCCCAAGGGCGATGCCAAGCACAAGAGGCGGAAGAAGGTGCGGCGCCCCTTCCAGCGCTGA
- the ORMDL2 gene encoding ORM1-like protein 2 has translation MNVGVAHSELNPNTRVTSSRGSWLAYGMAVGALHIVLLSVPVLSVPVVWTLTNVLHNLVMYLLLHTVKGTPFETPDQGKDRLLTHWEQIDYGMQCTSSRKFLSISPVVLYLLTSFYTKYDPAHFVINTASLLSVLLPKLPQFHGVRLFGINKY, from the exons ATGAACGTCGGCGTGGCGCACAGCGAGCTGAACCCCAACACGCGCGTGACGAGCAGCCGCGGCAGCTGGCTGGCCTACGGGATGGCGGTGGGCGCGCTCCACATCGTCCTGCTCAGCGTCCCCGTCCTCAGCGTCCCCGTGGTCTGGACGCTCACCAACGTCCTGCACAACCTG GTGATGTACTTGCTGCTGCACACAGTGAAGGGGACCCCGTTCGAAACCCCCGACCAGGGCAAGGATCGCCTCCTCACGCACTGGGAGCAGATCGATTACGGGATGCAGTGCACCTCCTCGCGCAAGTTCCTCAGCATCTCCCCGGTGGTGCT ttACCTCCTCACCAGCTTCTACACCAAGTACGACCCCGCACACTTCGTGATCAACACGGCCTCCCTGCTCAGCGTCCTCCTGCCCAAGCTGCCCCAGTTCCACGGCGTGCGGCTCTTCGGCATCAACAAGTACTGA